The sequence AGGTATAGTTATGGTGCCATCGATGAAGTATCTACAATTACCTTTTCAAAGCGTCTCCAGGGAGCTTCTTCAATATATGTTTTTGCTTGTGTAACATGGCTGAATGACGTGAGAAAGTGATTAGAAATTTCCAGAGAGAAATCTTCAATGGTTTTTATCTACAAATAAATTAATACATGAATAAAGtaaatggatatgagatagatagatagatagatagatagatagatagatagatagatagatagatagatagatagatgatagatagatagatagatagatagatagatagatagatagatagatagatagatagatagatagatagatagattagatagataggtacacaaaaaatgtcaaccgcacagtcCAGGTCTCACAAAAATGAGGGTGCAAGCCCACCAGGGATACGGCCACAGTCtcccaaggtatatatttttaaaaaaacaggaagcactcaaaaagttgtagcaaagttagaaaaggtgctttattccatcaaaccaatacagcaactttcagctcttcaatagagctGAAAGTTGCTGTATTGgagtgatggaataaagcaccttttctaattttgctacaactttttgagtgctgcctgttttttgaaaaatagatagatagatagatagatagatagatagatagatagatagatagccttgtcatggcaggtgggcacacacaatttgatcacaatgtgtgctaagaacctccctatagtaagtagatttagcagtaatgtatatttatctatatttagtggcttaggtggcattagtgtttgcagtgtgctgtcaccattttttgtgtgctgtataaatttgcagtcacaggcgttcttgcacctgtatacacggtttgtttcattttgttggaatgtgctgttcaaatttttgtgtttatgtgatccatattatgtggggttagtgactgcctcaatTTTTTGATctcgcactcctcccattctgccctgggtgattttaattagtttataatggttcctaccatccccaagaatatgtaggcttaatcccagttctgggtgaatgtgcagcataggttccccCCTCAGAgatcaccttgtcgtggcaggagggctcacacaatttgatcaaaatgtgcgctaagaatctccctattgtaagtagatttagcagtgatgcatatttatttatatttagcggcttaggtggcattagtgttcgcagtgtgctgtcgccattttttgtgtgctgtagatagatagatagatagatagatagatagatagatagatagatagatagatagatagatagatagatagatagatagatagattaaataGAtagatctacctatctatctactcTATCCATTtaactatccatctatctatctatctatctatctatctatctatctatctatctatctatctatctatctatctatctatctatctatctatctatctatctatctatctatctatctatctatctatcatatgagATGTGTGGTGCCTAGAAGGGTTGGCACTTTTCTGCCCTTACACAGATCTCTGGGACAACCCTGTAAGATATTAACCTCTTAATAATTTCTGCCCCATGTATGGATTTGACAATACCTGTAGTGGTCAATGTAGTTATCGAGCAATGTTTGGCGGGCTGAGGTAGGCACTAGCCCTTCAATGGTCATAGAGGAGCCAAGCTTTTGGAACACTCCGGCCCTATTCGCACTACAGATACGACAGATCCACTTTATAACAGATCCTATTGACTTAAAATAGTTTTGGAAGGTTTCCAATTTTACTTGGAAATGGAACCTAATTGCTAATCAACCCTATGTGGTTACAGATATAGGTGCTGAATATGATGGATGCCACCAGAGAGAAATAGCATACACTTAACATTAAaaagaatataataataattacccCTTTCAATTTGGCCAAGGCATAGactgtattttttattgtatCTGTGGGAATTATGTCACTATTATCCCCTTGCAAGTAATCCTTCTTTGACTTTAAGGTGAGCTCAACCGAGGCCTCGATTTCCTTTATATAATGCTGCTTGCCGTCTCGCTTAATCTGCAGAACTTTAACTGCATTCTTTCCATAACCCGTACGTACAAATTCCACATCCGAGTCCTGAAAAATAACAGAATATATGGAAAACAAAGTTTACTCCTTCGTCAATCAGTTATAAAATAATGACCTCTTTAAAGCAATATTTCACCTTATAGCGGTTGTCGTCAACCCCTGACTATAAGGAGACAACTTAGACGGGAGGCCCGCGTTTAGGAGAGCCACTCTGTGAGAGCAGCTCCCGCTCGGGCGGactcgagctgtcattttactacATGGTCGCCAATTCATCTCAATGGCCGCTATGTAATAATACATCTCCTCTGCAGCAGGTCCCCCCAGCAAAATCTCTAATATGAAAGGGGTTGTATGGGGTGAGGGAACCCCATAAAATCATAGTTTTCAACATGATCCACAATGCACTATTGCAGTATGAATATGTTacggtggtcatgtgactggtcacatgatcatcgCGATGCCATAGTTGGAGGCATCTGGTCGGTCTAACTAGACCCGGCATAGCCctaacagtgacaatagtcactataagggtatgttcacatggaggaatTATGCGGCGGATTCTTtcgcaaaattctgcctcccattcatttcaatggtagtCAGACACTTCATTTTTCTGCTGATTATTTCAGTTGGCGGGAAAtagaagcgtcctgctcgatcttcagCCGGTTTCCGCCCaaatctcccattgatgtcaaagggagggaggaatcttcctgccattGGCATGAATAGTTCAGCGGTGGATTTTGCGGCAGGACTCGCCACATAAAATctgctgtgtgaactagccctgacAGGGCTGAGTTACAGAGTAAAAAcatagtgtaaaagaaaaaatcgTATAGCCCTCCAAAAgtctctaaaaaaaaatacacaaaattacaTAAAAATCGCTCTTCCcgacaatcattgttgtaactcaattaccctaaaatagacgtgtaatatataaaagtttacgctaaaaagtaaaagaaaaagcatatttattactatttttttcaaAGTATAAGTCTAAGAATgctaaaaaagcaaaaatgatgtgtacaaaattgataaaaagaaaacctgcatgaaaaaaaattccaaaaaatCCTAGCCCAACAGATAAAAACATAGTCGTTTAACTAATGCGTGATAAAAATGACTAAACGGTGACTGGTCCTGAACCGGTCAGAATGATCTGCTGATCTGTCATGGATACatgtgaggctatgttcacatcttatTTTTAGTATGCTCCCAGTGTATAAGATGAACATATCCATAGGCTATAATTAACCCGACGTATGTCAAAAGCCTTGTTTTGGGAattgttaggatatgttcacacgggacattttcagccgtttttgggatCGTAAACGTTCCGAAAAGCGGCTGAAAAATCGTAAGCAGGacccctacaaacatctgcccattgatgtcaatgggaaatacgacattctgttctgacggggcgtttttttacgcctcattttcaaaaagcatgtcagttcttgagccgtttttcgaaccgtttttcattgactctacagtaaaacacgagtggcttaaaaaacgtctgaaaatctggagctgttttcccttgagaacagctccgtattttcagaggtttttgattttgtgtgtgcacatgcccttagGGTGATACACATCAGCATACGTAGTCGGCTGCACTTTTCAATACAAAGGCGTCACCCAAAAACCTGTATATCAAGaagtattgttttctttttttacaacgGGAGTCTATATGGCATGCAGCTGCATACGTCTGAGCTATAAGTTCACCGTATATTTAAGGGGATTTTCTGCACTGAACGTAATGACAAAACAAAGTGTAAGCAGAGCCTACGAAGTCTGTGATCATTGATTTCCAGAATGATAGGACTTTATAGAGAGCTCAGTGCCCTATAGGACTGCCATGATGCCCATGTGACATGAGGCAATGTGATCACAACGGCCTATCACCACTGTAGGACGTGACGTTGCGATGACATCACATGAACATCACGTCATTGTCTACAATTGGTGAACAAGAAAGACATTTTAGGCAAATTAAAAATCCCTGGAAAGCCCCAGAAACCTCTGAGATCATAGACTTCACTTGTGTGATCATCCTACATGCATCTTAATATATATCAGAAGAGCATTTTGATCTTGAATTAAGACGAACATCATTTCAAATTGAGAAGCGGGACACATTTATAAaaagtgtcatttgtttctttgGATAAGAATGGCACAAATTCTACTAAATGTGCATCGAATAAACATCATTTTTTATATATGAATTTACCACGTGTTGTAGATATTAAACTATAACTGCAGAAAACAGAAATGTCACAGAAAGAAATGTAATGTCCCGATAAATTGTattcgtttgcttctttcacaaggagcaatgattggttttgTACGGCGACCAgcgatcgttactctgatcgctcgtccccatacgtttctatcatgtcggcagcgcgtctccctgtttagacagagagatttgctgccgacaacgataatattgaacgttgcataaacgagcagatcagcggatgaacgagcgtttgctctttcatcggctgattattgccctttttacaaagAGCAATGATCGGGGACGAGCCTTCATATAAGTgatcgtttgcccgattattggcccgtgtattAAGTGTATAAAAATTTACATCTTAAAAGTAGTTACTAATTACCCGTTCATGGAAATGCCTCATATTTAGGTCTTAGGTCTTCAATAAGTGTCTCCTCCTCAAGTAAGTGTCCTCACAAAAAAGATCCAACTCAAGTAGGTGTCCCCTTTCGAGCAATGCTAGTGTCTTTTATACCCCTCTGTAGCTCCAGCGGTCTACTCTCCCTCTGCTTGGAGACACCAAGTGTCACACCTTAAGGACCATAGAACTTTTTGGTGATTATTTTTTGGGTTCACACCAATAAAATGATGGGCCCACCTCTATGTTAACAACCTGTTTTACATATTGTAACTGAAGGGCAGAACTGTGGTATTCACCCACACCCAAGAAATGCCTCTGATACTCAATTGATatgagaatcagggtaaacaacACCCAGCATTTTGCACATTGATGAGGTACATTTCGACATGCAACCAAACCCATGACTCCTGCTTATTCACCCGCATGGAATACCTTATATGATGTACAATATAACATATTATAAGGCTTTTATTATGCTAATATCTGTATGCAGAtctgtgtttccatggtaacagactacaaacacaccTTGTACTTGTTCAGATCCTGCAGTCCCTGGGGGTCCATTTATGAGCTCTGCTTAATGTCAAACTGTTTATACTGCTTTTGTTTAGATCAATAAAATTAGGAGTTTCTATCAGGATGATCAAGGTGTCAATAATGCTGAAAATCTGACCGATTTTACGGATTTTTACAGGATCCAAAGAcaatctatgggggctgccagacCCCCTCTAACATCTGACGTGGGAGGGTGGAAATGTATAGGACAGGCTGGAGTTATggtgtttgtgttgttttttccCCCAAGATAAGCGGTGCCAATTAAAAATTAACCAGCATACTCCTTATCATATGACATGTTCCTACCTTGATTATTCCCCCGTAGTTCTGCGCCATCCTTCGTTAGTAACAGTAACCGTGAAATTACAGCTAACGGTTTCTCATAGTAGATGGGTATGAAAAGGGCATGGTGAGGGGCTGCTATTTGTACATGGACTCTGAGCCAATTAGCTTCTGCTTGCTTAGTTGAAGCGTAACCTCTACCCGAAGGGTCACAAATATCTGTAATAGGATAGTTATTGTTTAACTGGATCCTTGTCTCTCTCTTTAGACAGAATATTCTTTCCTTACTGATCATGGAGGTGGTGTTTTTAATATACAAATGAAAGAATTAATGCACACGCTGCGGTCGGGGGACTGCATGTGGCCCGCAATGTTGTTCTGTGCGGCCCCCAAAAATTAGGTCACACACATGCTTCCTTGCACTGATCATAGATATTAGTGCAGGTCTTGGAAGGTATTGTACAGACGATCGATCTTTGTAGGATACTCACATACATCTTCCATGTCCGAGAGTTGCAAGCGGCGGCGTGGAGCTGGcagtactgggggggggggtcactgctATGGGGGCTGTATTTGTTCTATTTCAAGTAACTTAAAGAAGCCAAGCAAAACTGTTGCTGTGTTATGTTTAGTGCAGGCCTGAGGGGCCAGAGTATGACTCTCTATAGTGCTCTTTgaatctgtgtcatgctccgccccctaagTCCCTATGCTAGGCATTACAGTGCATCATTTTTACCCAGCgatcttttaaaggggtattccattctgagacatttatggcttattccCTGCACAGGTCCCCGTAGTGCTGTACGTTTAGTTCAGTAGAACCACGATGGGCCCAGGTGTTACATCCAAAACTTAAATAGGCGCACAGTACATCCATCTGCATGAGGCCTACGGTGGCCTGAAGCAATCCAGACTGACATCCTAGAGGGGCAGTAGCAGTTTGACTTATTTTGCCATGTCCTTGGGTGTTACTACCGGGTAGCAGGCATAGCAGCTGCCACGGAGCCCAGCAGCTAAGGGGTCCCAGCACCAATTAAAGGCAATGGAAAGTTAAATGCACATCACAGGGAGACCAATAAAAGGGGGAAAGACGCGTGGTACATAATGGAGGCAGAGATTATCGTAAACGTTTCATATTACGAGCTCACTTGCTGCTGAAGGTGTTCACAGCGTACCGGGGCCCCACGGTTTGTTGTCACACCTTagccatgagggtatgttcacacaatgagaggcatttacatgtgaaaagacagactgtttacagctgcctcgtttcacacgtaaatgctcctcctcgcattttgcgagccgtctgagacgctcgtaaatcttgagctgtgcttcattgagttcaatgaagaacagctcaaattacgtggcaaagaagtgccctgcacttctttgccgaggcagtccatttacgcgtcgtcgtttgacagctgtcaaacgacgacgcgtaaattacaggttgtctgcacagtacgtcggcaaacccattcaaatgaatgggcagatgtttgccgacgtattgcagccgtattttcagacgtaaaacgaggcataatacgcctcgtttacgtctgaaaataggtcgtgtgaacccagcctgacggtGAAATCGGACAACAGTTTAAGGTGTATAACGGCAGGACACATAGGTTACCCGAATATTTCCAGCGGCTGCGGCATAACTCTGTACAAGCAGTGACACTCATCACGTGATGTCACTTCCCATTTCATAAAGAATGGAACTTCTCCTTTACAGCAATAACAGAGAACATGTCCGTGCCGTGTTTATTTTTAGTGCTCTGCCTGTTTGTCGTCTCCCTTGTTACATGTGAAATCGCTTGTCGCAATGAAGATGGAGACCCTGTAGACTGGTAGGTGATGGATATTCCACTGATCTGTACAATACTTTGTCGATCATTATATTTACATATTCTTCTTTGATCAACATATTTGAAAGGAAATTTCTTACCACAAAAAATCATGGCGTATCGATAAGATGTGCTGCAAATATGACCTCGGGGACCCCACAATCTTTAAAACAAGGGGTTACCACCTAGTGCGGTGCAGTTGCCAAATTTCTCGGTAATGGCTGTAAAATCGTGCGACCATAGAGGGTGTTGTCATTAATGGCCACACAGTTTTGCAGGGAAACAGCCATTTTATCCGAAACAACGCCCATTAGCTAGCAGTTTGACAATTGTGCCGAACAGGGTGGCGGCTGCATCAGTACCGCTTTATGTGGCCTGACCCTCACGGATCTTATTGTGTAAATCTGAGCCAATCTGTGAGAACAATCTCCTGCATATGCTCTATGGCCGTAACGCACTGACCCACTGCCAACCCCCGGTTTATTGAACCAAACTTAGATCCATTTTAGACTCTATTCGCATGACGTTTGAACTTGTCATTCGAGGTATACACAGGAAAGATTTCCCTAGATATACCCACGACCGAAGGCTGCGACGTATTTCACTCTATAGGCATACAGTAGCATATTATACCAAAAAAAGCAACAACTTACCTGGATTTCAAAAATAgtacaacagtaaaaaaaaaatcaatagattATGATCAATATAAGACTTTTACAATGACTGTTGTAGAAACATCTAAAAACACCCATTAAGACCCCCAAGACGAAGCCTgtgcgaaacgcgcattggggtgcCGGACAGCGGTGGGTATTTTTTCCTGtctatatattgttttattttgtgcTAGGGTAGATGGTTATACAGGCATGTATTGTGGATTGTTCGATATTGAATACTCAGCATATACTAGCAGATATTTCAATGACGTGTAGTGGCCTGTATTATGTGCCCTGccctaggctacattcacacgagcgtatcagatgatAAACACGCACAAATCGGGTCCAtgcgtgttgcgttatgcatcagtgcgcTTGGTGTGTGGCAtgcattattcacgcactcgcaaagcacatctttttatttattattttcaattgaattgatgcgcaaatttgCATCGGTGTGTGGTTTTCACacactcattgactttaatgggcgggtaggtgcgtgaaaacgcacaaatataggacatgcagtgagtttcatgcagcggactctGGCTGCCTGAACACTCCTGCAtgcctgaacggccccattgaaatcaatcacgGCCGTTTTccacattcgtgtgaatgggcccttatgctcacagtccattttttttttcatttgtttttcatGGGTGCTTCTAGAGGTTTGTACAACAGAGTGTCattgtaataaagtttatatCGATTCTTTTATTGCTGGTGTACTATTTTTGAAATCCAGGTACGTTTGTTTCGATATATTATGTACATGGTGGTTCCCAACTGGGTTGATAATTGAATATATACAATGAGATATCGTATCCTGTTTTGGTTAATATACAGTAGCAGATGTCCATAGGGTCCCATTGTAAAACACATACCACGTGGCATACTTATATTTGTGTATTATGCcattctatgggggggggggtaggtcaACAATACATATGCGCCAACCACTTTACTAGCACACACGCCTAATGTGCCACCTCTTATGCCCATGTAAAACCAGCCTATCCTGCACAAGAGATTGTTGGCTGCCAGGATATAGTGACGCTGATAAATGACATTTAGTGACCAGATTAGGTGGGGTTTCTTTTATaccaaaaaatacaaaagaaatctgttttttctgctcagattttaattagaaaataaaataaatgaagaaatgcCAATGTTACAAAaagcaatgaaaaaaatattaaaaagtccaAGCAAAGTCCGTCTACACGTCTACACAGAACCGTCCATAGCGTACGCTGGAGCCCGTCTCCTCATCACCCCTGCGGATACCCCCGGAGGATCTTCACCTCATCCAGCGGCCGGTCCTGGCTGTCGGTCTCCACCATGCCTAGCCTGTTTAGGGTACCAATGCCCTGGCACACTCGCCCGAAAATGGTGTGCTTGCCGTCCAGCCACTGGGACTGGGCCAGGGTCAGGAAGAATTGGCTGCCGTTGGTGTCAGGCCCGCTGTTTGCCATGGCGAGGATGCCGCCCCCTGTGAACTTCAGGTCCGGGTGCAGCTCATCGGCGAAGTGTTTCCCGTCATAAATAGAGCCTCCTCCGCGCCCGGTGCCCGTAGGGTCCCCGCCTTGGACCATGAAGTTCTTGATGACGCGGTGGAACTTGGTGCCGTTATAGTAGCCGCGCCGGGAGAGCTCCGCGAAGTTCTTACACGTTCGGGGGGCGTGACCCCAGTATAACTCCACCGTTATAGGGCCCATGCTGGTGTCCAGGCAGACGCTGGGGGGCTGCCAGTTGTCTGGGGGTATCCCCGCCATTATACGCACGTGTGCCAGGGAGACGCTGCCTGAGGAAGGGGGACTTCCGCATCCCAAGCCTCGTTTTCAGTCCCGCTCAAGCCTATCCTTTATAAATAAAGTTGCATTTGAACACATTGCTATGCACACCGGCCACGCCTCAGTATCAGTgtctcccatagcaaccaatcgctCATTTTCAAGCCTCCTTTGGATTAAtaaaagctggaatctgattggttgttatggacagTACTGATATTTTTGATAGATCAGTTTCTATGGGAATAAATCCCAATTTTTCCAATCTGTCACCATTAatataaatatagtaaaaaaaataaaaaatacaatcttTAGTAGTAAAGTAATATCAATAATACAATTTAAATTAATGAAAAAGTAAGTCCATAGAGTATTATGGAGTCCCTATATACAGCATGCCAACTAACAgtccagtttttttttgcaggattgtcAGCCAGTGGTGGGGTTTATCTAAATTTACACAAAATAGACTTTTCCGGTATTATTTGCGAGGCTTCCttggcggtaaaaaaaaaaagggtgtgaCTTTGTGTGGAATGTGACTTGTCATTAAAAGGGGTTAAATTATCTCCTATCTACAGGATATTTGATAATTTTCTGCTCGCTGGGACCCACGCCAATCATGAGAACAGGGATCCCAAACCCCCCGTTCCTTTTCACcgctcgaccgcagtgaggaagacattgaatggagtggcggtcaagcatgcgcgctgccgcgccattcaaagtctataagaatgacggaaacagctgagtgatGTACTTGGCTGTTTCAGTCATTCCTACAGACTTTGAATGgcacagtgaatggagcggtgggcaCTTGCCCAACTGTCGCTCCAttccagctcctcctcactgcgggggttgcagtgaggaggatctggaggtttaggacccccgttctcacgatCTTTGGGGGTTACCAGCGgtgggaaccccagcgatcagaaaatgatcccgtatgctgtggataggtgatcatttatgattctaggaaaccccctttaaggttctgttcacatctgctgcaGAGCTTTTTACTCTGCTGCAG is a genomic window of Rhinoderma darwinii isolate aRhiDar2 chromosome 7, aRhiDar2.hap1, whole genome shotgun sequence containing:
- the PPIL1 gene encoding peptidyl-prolyl cis-trans isomerase-like 1, producing the protein MAGIPPDNWQPPSVCLDTSMGPITVELYWGHAPRTCKNFAELSRRGYYNGTKFHRVIKNFMVQGGDPTGTGRGGGSIYDGKHFADELHPDLKFTGGGILAMANSGPDTNGSQFFLTLAQSQWLDGKHTIFGRVCQGIGTLNRLGMVETDSQDRPLDEVKILRGYPQG